A stretch of Myxococcus hansupus DNA encodes these proteins:
- a CDS encoding P1 family peptidase, producing MNPFRRALLLGLMSCLSLGSSSADAQSAQARPRARDLGITFGGATGPNNAITDVSGVEVGHSTLISGDPRGPRGKGAARTGVTAVLPRGKDGVSEDVFAAIYSFNGNGEMTGSHWLTESGQLAGPVMLTNTNDVGTVRDSVISWAMKRGLEWELGLPVVAETWDGLLNDTYGFHVKAPHAHRALDTAKSGPVAEGSVGGGTGMVCHSFKAGIGTASRKLPASEGGYTVGVLLQCNYGARHLFTVEGVPVGEEIGDLRPCYTGPKKPSHSMFEKMPACSTSRGDTQPRTPEGAGSIIVVVATDAPLLPHQLERLAKRVPLGIGKMGGLGANSSGDIFLAFSTQRLKPPAGADVASVSTLDNERMTPLFEATIQATQEAILNSMLASDTMNGAEGSRVYGLPQDRLIQAMKKYGRLTAPAPTP from the coding sequence ATGAACCCGTTTCGTCGCGCCTTGCTCCTGGGGCTCATGTCCTGTCTGTCGCTGGGGTCCTCTTCAGCGGATGCGCAGTCCGCCCAGGCGAGGCCCCGCGCCCGAGATTTGGGCATCACGTTCGGGGGCGCCACGGGCCCGAACAACGCCATCACCGACGTGTCCGGCGTGGAGGTGGGCCACTCGACGCTGATTTCCGGCGACCCCCGGGGTCCGCGAGGCAAGGGAGCGGCGCGCACCGGCGTCACCGCCGTATTGCCCCGAGGCAAGGACGGTGTGTCCGAGGACGTCTTCGCCGCCATCTATTCCTTCAACGGCAATGGCGAGATGACGGGTTCCCACTGGCTCACCGAATCCGGCCAGCTCGCCGGGCCCGTCATGCTCACCAACACCAATGACGTGGGCACCGTCCGCGACTCCGTCATCTCGTGGGCGATGAAGCGTGGACTGGAGTGGGAGCTGGGGCTGCCCGTCGTCGCGGAGACGTGGGATGGCCTGCTGAATGACACCTACGGCTTCCACGTGAAGGCCCCGCACGCCCACCGCGCGCTCGACACCGCCAAGAGCGGTCCCGTCGCGGAGGGCTCGGTGGGCGGCGGCACGGGGATGGTGTGCCACAGCTTCAAGGCCGGCATTGGCACGGCGTCGCGCAAGCTGCCCGCGTCGGAGGGCGGCTACACCGTGGGCGTGCTGTTGCAGTGCAACTACGGCGCGCGCCACCTCTTCACCGTGGAGGGCGTGCCCGTGGGTGAGGAGATTGGTGACTTGCGCCCCTGCTACACCGGGCCCAAGAAGCCGAGCCACAGCATGTTCGAGAAGATGCCGGCCTGCTCGACGTCACGCGGTGACACCCAGCCCCGCACGCCCGAGGGCGCCGGCTCCATCATCGTGGTGGTGGCGACGGACGCGCCGCTGCTGCCGCACCAACTGGAGCGGCTGGCGAAGCGGGTGCCCCTGGGCATTGGAAAGATGGGAGGCCTGGGGGCGAACTCGTCGGGCGACATCTTCCTGGCCTTCTCCACGCAGCGGCTGAAGCCTCCCGCGGGCGCGGACGTGGCCAGCGTCTCGACGCTCGACAACGAGCGGATGACGCCGCTCTTCGAAGCCACCATCCAGGCCACGCAGGAGGCCATCCTCAACTCGATGCTGGCCTCCGACACGATGAACGGCGCGGAGGGCAGCCGCGTCTATGGCCTGCCCCAGGACCGGCTCATTCAGGCGATGAAGAAGTACGGCCGCCTGACGGCCCCCGCGCCCACGCCGTGA
- a CDS encoding mersacidin/lichenicidin family type 2 lantibiotic, which translates to MSQNEHILRAWRDPEYFNSLSAEERASLPANPAAALELSDDVLESISGADSCEQFGSYYCTPCPPFVCM; encoded by the coding sequence ATGAGCCAGAACGAACACATCCTCCGTGCTTGGCGTGACCCCGAGTACTTCAACAGCCTCTCCGCCGAGGAGCGAGCGTCCCTGCCCGCCAACCCCGCCGCGGCGTTGGAGTTGAGTGACGACGTCCTGGAGAGCATCTCCGGCGCGGATAGCTGTGAGCAGTTCGGCAGCTATTACTGCACGCCCTGTCCCCCGTTCGTCTGCATGTGA
- a CDS encoding mersacidin/lichenicidin family type 2 lantibiotic: protein MSQNEHILRAWRDPQYFNNLTAEERAALPANPAAELELSDDLLESVSGADSCETIGSPYCTPCPPIECY from the coding sequence ATGAGCCAGAACGAACACATCCTCCGTGCGTGGCGTGACCCGCAGTACTTCAACAACCTCACCGCCGAGGAGCGCGCCGCGCTCCCCGCCAACCCCGCCGCCGAATTGGAACTCAGCGACGACCTCCTGGAGAGCGTCTCCGGCGCGGACTCCTGCGAGACCATCGGCAGCCCGTACTGCACGCCCTGCCCGCCCATCGAGTGCTACTGA
- a CDS encoding mersacidin/lichenicidin family type 2 lantibiotic, with the protein MSQKEHILRAWRDPEYFNSLTAEERAALPANPAAELELGDDLLESISGGRSAPEQCSALCTPCPPYHCV; encoded by the coding sequence ATGAGCCAGAAGGAACACATCCTCCGTGCGTGGCGTGACCCCGAGTACTTCAACAGCTTGACGGCCGAGGAGCGCGCCGCGCTCCCCGCCAACCCCGCCGCCGAGCTGGAGCTGGGCGACGACCTGCTGGAGAGCATCTCTGGTGGCCGGAGCGCGCCCGAGCAGTGCAGCGCCCTGTGCACGCCCTGCCCGCCGTACCACTGCGTCTGA
- a CDS encoding type 2 lanthipeptide synthetase LanM family protein produces the protein MDITPRQDPKGLSGAGAPSRLPRWARAATLSERAGFADADDAAKQNISAAARKRLDAWRQQVPFGQSDWWLRRLRTAGLTEAALLSQLEPSLEAPWTTAEAIPEWVRELEQAYEAPHPVPVVWPERTEGPDRSAFLPLVEPLVSRAVGQLTAALTALRHAAPGLDFEPRTVVSSMMGHLPQLLSPVLSRALVVELHATQWEAHLAGETPEARFQDFTRRLHQPRFALDILERYPVMARCAVRCIAQWRHACLELMQRLTRDAPQLWPRFNAGREPGALVEARGGLSDPHRGGRGVFILRFESGFQLVYKPRSLGAEAGLQQLLSWLNERGATPTMKGAEAWDRGDHGWMEYVAPAPCESRDGIRRFYERQGAYVAVMHVLDGTDLHFENVIAAGEHPVLVDVETLFHPVSGTRSLRDAEHAPEAPPVSVMRSGLLPQQFWGTKTKGGIDLSGLGARAGQLTPQPVLVSAERGTDRMRFERRPVAMPASHNVPRLEGEQAPALAYRDALSDGFARMYGLLLAHREALLADDGPLAAFAGVPMRVLFRNTAVYGALLYESYHPHTLSDGLERQRFFDHLWRGVLATPDLEALIPLELEELERGDLPYFTANTDSTDLESGTGQRLRGFFAETGMARVRRRLTGLSAEDGLRQRWVLERSLDVLLLSSRIVERPSYDFQERATPGLREALLSEAHRAGERLMTLAFERGGEAHWLSLDAGEGGWRLTSPGADVFKGRAGIALALGYLGEATGDARFTALARSTLRTQTRILAEEPQSVVGLGLINGWGGILYALTHLGVLWGDDALLDEAASHVRRLRPLIEADRVLDVGAGAAGCLLTLLVLGEHRPSGELWAAAAACGQRLMETATPQARGKAWICEAAGNRYLAGMAHGAAGICLALLRLYARTGDTRLRDAAREGMEFERGLYDARERNWPDLRAGAKELSVDGDGAEHFMWAWCTGAPGIGLARLLGLPWLDDVAVREELAIALDGTLARGFGRNHGLCHGDLGNVDFLLEAADRLGDASLRERTDRVAGGILQGLREHGHLFGLQGNTETPGLLVGLAGIAYGLARLAVPERLPSLLAVAAPRIFHGERLGTAEGGTSTSLVQEKS, from the coding sequence GTGGACATCACGCCGAGGCAGGACCCGAAGGGACTCTCGGGAGCGGGCGCACCGTCGCGCCTCCCACGCTGGGCACGGGCCGCGACACTCTCCGAACGAGCAGGGTTCGCTGACGCGGATGACGCGGCAAAGCAAAACATCTCCGCCGCGGCGCGCAAGCGATTGGATGCGTGGCGTCAGCAGGTCCCGTTTGGCCAGTCGGATTGGTGGCTTCGCCGTCTGCGCACCGCGGGGCTGACGGAAGCGGCGCTGCTCTCGCAACTGGAGCCCTCCCTCGAAGCGCCCTGGACGACGGCGGAGGCCATTCCGGAGTGGGTCCGCGAGCTGGAGCAGGCCTACGAGGCCCCCCACCCCGTGCCGGTTGTCTGGCCGGAGCGCACGGAGGGCCCGGACCGCTCGGCCTTCCTTCCCCTGGTGGAGCCCCTGGTGTCGCGCGCGGTGGGTCAGCTCACCGCCGCGCTGACGGCCCTGCGGCACGCGGCGCCCGGGCTCGACTTCGAGCCGCGCACCGTCGTCTCCTCGATGATGGGCCACCTGCCCCAGCTCCTGTCCCCCGTGCTGAGCCGCGCGCTGGTGGTGGAGCTGCACGCCACCCAGTGGGAAGCGCACCTGGCGGGAGAGACGCCCGAGGCGCGCTTCCAGGACTTCACGCGGCGCCTGCACCAGCCCCGCTTCGCCCTGGACATCCTGGAGCGTTACCCGGTGATGGCCCGCTGCGCGGTGCGGTGCATCGCCCAGTGGCGTCACGCGTGCCTGGAGCTGATGCAGCGGCTGACACGGGACGCCCCCCAGCTCTGGCCACGGTTCAACGCGGGACGCGAGCCCGGCGCGCTGGTGGAGGCCCGCGGCGGCCTCTCCGACCCGCACCGGGGTGGCAGGGGCGTCTTCATCCTGCGCTTCGAATCCGGATTCCAGTTGGTCTACAAGCCCCGCTCGCTGGGCGCCGAGGCGGGGCTCCAGCAGCTCCTGTCCTGGCTCAACGAACGTGGCGCCACGCCCACGATGAAGGGCGCCGAGGCCTGGGACCGGGGTGACCACGGCTGGATGGAGTACGTGGCCCCCGCGCCGTGCGAGTCGCGGGACGGCATCCGCCGCTTCTACGAGCGCCAGGGGGCCTACGTCGCGGTGATGCACGTGCTGGATGGCACGGACCTGCACTTCGAAAACGTCATCGCCGCGGGCGAGCACCCCGTGTTGGTGGACGTGGAGACGCTCTTCCATCCCGTCTCGGGCACGCGCTCGCTCCGTGACGCGGAACATGCCCCGGAGGCGCCGCCCGTGTCGGTGATGCGCAGCGGCCTGCTCCCGCAGCAGTTCTGGGGCACGAAGACGAAGGGCGGCATCGACCTCAGTGGACTGGGTGCGCGCGCCGGGCAGCTCACGCCGCAGCCCGTCCTCGTGTCCGCGGAGCGCGGCACGGACCGCATGCGCTTCGAACGGCGCCCCGTGGCCATGCCCGCCTCCCACAACGTGCCGCGGCTGGAGGGCGAGCAAGCCCCGGCGCTGGCCTACCGCGACGCGCTTTCGGACGGCTTCGCGCGGATGTACGGCCTGCTGCTGGCGCACCGCGAGGCCCTGCTCGCGGACGACGGGCCGCTGGCGGCCTTCGCCGGCGTGCCCATGCGCGTCCTCTTCCGCAACACGGCCGTGTACGGCGCGCTCCTCTACGAGAGCTACCATCCGCACACGCTGTCGGATGGCCTGGAGCGACAGCGCTTCTTCGACCATCTGTGGCGCGGCGTGCTGGCGACGCCCGACCTGGAAGCGCTCATCCCGCTCGAGTTGGAGGAGCTGGAGCGAGGTGACCTGCCCTACTTCACGGCGAACACGGACTCGACGGACCTGGAGTCGGGCACGGGGCAGCGGCTGCGGGGGTTCTTCGCGGAGACGGGAATGGCGCGGGTGCGGCGCCGGCTGACGGGCCTGTCCGCGGAGGATGGACTGCGGCAACGCTGGGTGCTGGAGCGCTCGCTCGACGTGCTGCTGCTGAGCTCGCGCATCGTGGAGCGGCCGTCCTACGACTTCCAGGAGCGCGCCACACCGGGCCTCCGCGAGGCGCTGCTCTCCGAGGCGCACCGCGCGGGCGAGCGGCTGATGACGCTGGCCTTCGAGCGCGGCGGCGAGGCGCATTGGCTGAGCCTCGACGCCGGCGAGGGCGGCTGGCGCCTGACGTCTCCGGGCGCGGACGTGTTCAAGGGACGGGCGGGCATCGCGCTCGCCCTGGGCTATCTGGGCGAGGCCACGGGCGATGCGCGCTTCACGGCGCTGGCGCGCTCGACGCTGCGCACCCAGACGCGCATCCTGGCCGAAGAGCCACAGAGCGTGGTGGGCCTGGGGCTCATCAATGGCTGGGGCGGCATCCTCTACGCGCTGACGCACCTGGGTGTGTTGTGGGGCGACGACGCCCTGCTGGACGAGGCCGCCTCCCACGTGCGTCGCCTGCGTCCGCTGATTGAAGCGGACCGGGTGCTGGACGTGGGCGCGGGCGCGGCGGGCTGTCTGCTGACGCTGCTGGTGCTCGGAGAACACCGGCCTTCAGGGGAGCTGTGGGCGGCGGCGGCCGCGTGTGGCCAACGGCTGATGGAGACGGCCACGCCCCAAGCCCGTGGCAAGGCGTGGATCTGCGAGGCCGCCGGGAATCGCTACCTCGCGGGCATGGCACACGGCGCCGCGGGCATCTGCCTGGCGTTGCTGCGGCTGTACGCGCGCACGGGAGACACCCGCCTGCGCGACGCGGCGCGGGAGGGCATGGAGTTCGAGCGCGGGCTCTACGACGCGCGGGAGCGCAACTGGCCGGACCTTCGCGCGGGCGCGAAGGAGCTGTCGGTGGACGGGGATGGGGCGGAGCACTTCATGTGGGCATGGTGCACCGGAGCACCGGGCATCGGGCTCGCGCGCCTGCTCGGACTGCCCTGGTTGGACGATGTCGCCGTGCGCGAGGAGCTCGCCATCGCGCTGGACGGCACCCTGGCGCGGGGCTTTGGCCGCAACCACGGCCTGTGCCACGGCGATTTGGGGAACGTGGACTTCCTGTTGGAGGCGGCGGACCGGCTTGGGGACGCGTCGCTGCGCGAGCGCACGGACCGCGTCGCGGGCGGCATCCTCCAGGGCCTCCGGGAGCACGGCCACCTCTTCGGGTTGCAGGGCAATACGGAGACACCAGGCCTGCTGGTCGGCCTGGCGGGTATCGCCTACGGGCTGGCGCGGCTGGCCGTTCCCGAGCGGCTCCCTTCGCTGCTCGCGGTCGCGGCGCCACGAATCTTCCACGGTGAACGGCTGGGCACCGCGGAAGGCGGTACCTCCACCAGCCTCGTCCAGGAGAAGTCATGA
- a CDS encoding SNF2-related protein codes for MSATAQLLEAVRKEAKPGIWSNGVNLARSGAVVLQAQKGGELELRVRAKGRPVALTVVLYPNDDAWECDCPSLVDPCEHVVAAAISIQQAEKQDAPMETAATRWARVVYHFTRVDGGLELRRSIAQVDGTETPLEGSLASLMAKPAEAAKLQVENSDLLADRILEQRRTRGTLSPETLEAVLKVLESARNVLLDGRPVAVSDEQVLPRAVVEDRSGQIVVTVTRDPRIQEVVSPGVALAGDALVRLGETAMSGPWLQSLPIVRTYSAEHMGDLTTKIMPELGRRLPVEVRSKRLPRLDRELKPRILLELNQLDAGLSVLPTLVYGAPPVVRIDSGRMVYLRGAVPLRDEAAEQRLIHQLRDELNLVPGRRLTVAGSEMVRWADKLRRWRGDLAGDAAGLVSPDVKLRPSLLVESALNGQGVPDVRFQLEFQVEGAKGEVKAVDAAAVIRAWTEGLGLVPLDGGGWAPLPRAWLDKHGQRVADLLNARQADGKVSNHALPELSALCETLEQPPPPGLDRLAPLIAGFEKLPAPELPAELNATLRPYQLQGVSWLRFLRGAGLGGILADDMGLGKTLQTICALEPGSLVVCPTSVLPNWAAELKRFRPSLKVCVYHGPGRALDPSADVTLTTYAIMRLDAAVLGAKTWDALVLDEAQAIKNPDSQVARAAFGLKSGFRLALSGTPLENRLEELWSLMHFTNPGLLGGRRHFEDKVARPISDGRQDAAEGLRRRIRPFVLRRLKRDVAPELPPRIDSVMHVQLDERERSVYDAVMAATRKEVVALLNEGGSVLKALEALLRLRQAACHTALVPGQRANTSSKVETLVDALETAVSEGHKALVFSQWTSLLDLIEPRLKAAGIGFSRLDGSTANRGEVTQRFQSEEGEPVLLMSLKAGGTGLNLTAADHVFLLDPWWNPAAEAQAADRAHRIGQERTVMVYRLVSQGTVEERILGLQEKKRALFEAALSEAAAATAITREDLLELFS; via the coding sequence ATGTCCGCCACTGCTCAATTGCTCGAAGCCGTCCGGAAGGAAGCGAAACCCGGAATCTGGTCCAACGGCGTGAATCTCGCCCGCTCCGGAGCCGTGGTGCTCCAGGCCCAGAAGGGGGGCGAGCTGGAGCTGAGGGTGCGCGCCAAGGGCCGCCCGGTCGCTCTCACGGTCGTCCTGTATCCGAACGACGACGCCTGGGAGTGTGATTGCCCCAGCCTCGTGGACCCCTGCGAGCATGTGGTCGCCGCGGCCATCTCCATCCAGCAGGCGGAGAAGCAGGACGCGCCCATGGAGACGGCGGCCACCCGCTGGGCTCGGGTCGTGTACCACTTCACCCGCGTGGATGGCGGGCTGGAGCTGCGCCGCTCCATCGCGCAGGTGGATGGCACGGAGACGCCGCTGGAAGGCAGCCTGGCGTCGCTGATGGCGAAGCCCGCGGAGGCCGCGAAGCTCCAGGTGGAGAACTCCGACCTGCTGGCGGACCGCATCCTGGAGCAGCGCCGCACGCGGGGCACCCTGTCCCCGGAGACGCTGGAGGCGGTGCTCAAGGTGCTGGAGTCGGCGCGCAACGTGCTGCTCGACGGGCGGCCCGTGGCGGTGTCCGACGAGCAAGTGCTGCCTCGCGCGGTGGTGGAGGACCGCAGCGGGCAGATTGTCGTGACGGTGACGAGGGACCCTCGCATCCAGGAGGTCGTGAGTCCCGGCGTCGCGCTGGCGGGGGACGCGCTGGTCCGCCTGGGCGAGACAGCCATGTCGGGCCCGTGGCTGCAGAGCCTGCCCATCGTCCGCACGTACTCGGCCGAGCACATGGGCGACCTGACGACGAAGATCATGCCCGAGCTGGGCCGCCGCCTGCCGGTCGAGGTCCGCAGCAAGCGGCTGCCGCGCCTGGACCGCGAGCTGAAGCCGCGCATCCTGCTGGAGCTGAACCAGCTCGACGCGGGCCTGTCCGTGTTGCCCACGCTCGTCTACGGCGCGCCGCCGGTGGTGCGCATCGACAGCGGGCGCATGGTGTACCTGCGCGGCGCGGTGCCCCTGCGCGACGAGGCCGCCGAGCAGCGCCTCATCCACCAGCTCCGCGACGAGCTGAACCTCGTGCCCGGGCGCCGGCTGACGGTGGCGGGTTCGGAGATGGTGCGCTGGGCGGACAAGCTGCGGCGCTGGCGCGGTGACCTCGCGGGTGACGCGGCGGGGCTGGTGAGCCCCGACGTCAAGCTGCGGCCGTCGCTCCTCGTGGAGTCCGCGCTCAACGGGCAGGGTGTCCCCGACGTGCGCTTCCAACTGGAGTTCCAGGTGGAGGGGGCGAAGGGCGAGGTCAAGGCGGTGGACGCCGCGGCCGTCATCCGCGCCTGGACGGAGGGGCTGGGCCTGGTGCCGCTGGACGGTGGCGGCTGGGCGCCGCTGCCCCGGGCGTGGCTGGACAAACACGGCCAGCGCGTCGCGGACCTGCTCAACGCGCGGCAGGCGGACGGCAAGGTCTCCAACCACGCGCTGCCGGAGCTGTCCGCGCTGTGCGAGACGCTGGAGCAGCCGCCTCCGCCGGGGCTGGACCGGTTGGCGCCGCTCATCGCCGGCTTCGAGAAGCTGCCGGCGCCCGAGCTGCCCGCCGAGCTCAACGCGACGCTGCGTCCGTATCAGCTCCAGGGCGTGAGCTGGCTGCGCTTCCTGCGCGGCGCCGGACTGGGCGGCATCCTCGCGGACGACATGGGTCTGGGTAAGACGCTCCAGACGATTTGCGCGCTGGAGCCGGGCTCGCTCGTCGTGTGCCCCACCAGCGTGCTGCCCAACTGGGCGGCGGAGCTGAAGCGCTTCCGGCCGTCGCTCAAGGTCTGCGTGTACCACGGCCCCGGCCGCGCGCTGGACCCGTCCGCCGACGTGACGCTGACGACGTACGCCATCATGCGCCTGGACGCGGCGGTGCTCGGGGCGAAGACGTGGGACGCGCTGGTGCTGGACGAGGCGCAGGCCATCAAGAATCCCGACAGCCAGGTGGCCCGCGCGGCCTTCGGCCTCAAGTCCGGCTTCCGGCTGGCGCTCAGCGGCACGCCGCTGGAGAACCGGCTGGAGGAGCTGTGGAGCCTGATGCATTTCACCAACCCGGGCCTGCTCGGGGGGCGGCGGCACTTCGAGGACAAGGTGGCGCGGCCCATCTCGGACGGCCGTCAGGACGCGGCCGAGGGGCTGCGCCGCCGCATCCGGCCCTTCGTGCTCCGGCGCCTGAAGCGGGACGTCGCGCCCGAGCTGCCGCCGCGCATCGACTCCGTCATGCACGTGCAGTTGGATGAGCGCGAGCGCTCCGTCTACGACGCGGTGATGGCGGCGACGCGGAAGGAAGTGGTCGCCCTGCTGAACGAGGGCGGCAGCGTGCTCAAGGCCCTGGAGGCGCTGCTCCGGCTGCGTCAGGCGGCCTGCCACACGGCGCTCGTGCCGGGCCAGCGGGCCAACACGTCGTCGAAGGTGGAGACGCTGGTGGACGCGCTGGAGACGGCCGTGTCCGAAGGCCACAAGGCGCTCGTCTTCTCGCAGTGGACGTCGCTGTTGGACCTCATCGAGCCACGCCTCAAGGCGGCGGGCATCGGCTTCAGCCGCCTGGACGGCTCCACGGCCAACCGTGGCGAAGTCACGCAGCGCTTCCAGTCCGAGGAGGGCGAGCCGGTGCTGCTCATGTCCCTCAAGGCCGGCGGCACGGGCCTCAACCTCACCGCGGCCGACCATGTGTTCCTGCTCGACCCGTGGTGGAACCCGGCGGCGGAGGCCCAGGCCGCCGACCGCGCCCACCGCATTGGCCAGGAGCGCACGGTGATGGTGTACCGGCTGGTGTCCCAGGGCACGGTGGAGGAGCGCATCCTCGGCCTCCAGGAAAAGAAGCGGGCCCTGTTCGAGGCCGCCCTGAGCGAGGCCGCCGCCGCGACGGCCATCACCCGCGAAGACCTGCTCGAACTCTTCTCTTGA
- a CDS encoding DUF885 domain-containing protein produces MLPDTADAQKRGAAALHALIQQEWQYQLERSPTYASVQGDRRWNGRWDDLSLPSIEADHQHNLQVLAKLKTLDRKSLTAADQLNLDLFRREYELWVEEHGFKTYLMPVNHMGGIPEGIKQPPGVQTAYQLADTLRFQTVKDYEDWIARLEGFGTYVDQVLALLREGVRQQRIHPRIILQRIPPQVAKQLVEDPADSGFFSPFRRFPASIPAAEQQRLSASGRAAVAKVVLPALKRFHQYLTEEYVPKGTDKVGIWQLPDGAETYAFLARKYTTTGLSAEEIHALGMAEVKRIRAEMEAVKTRTGFEGTLSEFFRFLRTDARFYARSGDELLMRYRALSKRIDPLLVRLFKTLPRQPYGVEPTPEAMAPDATTGFYYAGASDGSRPGTYLVNLYRPETRPLWEMVPLTLHEAVPGHHLQTALATEQTGLPDFRRYGYHVAYGEGWALYCETLGDELGLYTDPYDKFGHLAYDMWRAVRLVVDTGLHVKRWTRQQALDFFMENSPRQELDTTNEVDRYIAWPGQALAYKVGQLKILELRTRAEQALGERFDVREFHDVVLLDGSLPLDILEGRVQSWVAARKRGARQP; encoded by the coding sequence ATGCTTCCCGATACCGCCGATGCCCAGAAGCGAGGCGCCGCGGCGCTCCACGCGCTCATCCAGCAGGAGTGGCAGTACCAACTGGAGCGCAGCCCGACGTACGCGTCGGTGCAGGGCGACCGGCGTTGGAACGGCCGGTGGGATGACCTGAGCCTCCCCTCCATCGAGGCGGACCACCAGCACAACCTCCAGGTGCTCGCGAAGCTGAAGACGCTGGACCGCAAGTCACTCACCGCCGCGGACCAGCTCAACCTCGACCTGTTCCGCCGCGAATACGAGCTGTGGGTCGAGGAGCACGGCTTCAAGACGTACCTGATGCCGGTGAATCACATGGGCGGCATCCCGGAGGGCATCAAGCAGCCGCCGGGTGTGCAGACGGCCTATCAGCTCGCGGACACGCTGCGCTTCCAGACGGTGAAGGACTACGAGGACTGGATTGCGCGTCTGGAGGGCTTCGGCACCTACGTGGACCAGGTGCTGGCGCTGCTGCGCGAGGGCGTGCGCCAGCAGCGCATCCATCCGCGAATCATCCTCCAGCGCATCCCGCCGCAGGTGGCGAAGCAGCTCGTGGAGGACCCCGCGGACAGTGGCTTCTTCTCCCCGTTCCGCCGCTTCCCGGCCAGCATCCCCGCCGCCGAGCAGCAGCGCCTCTCCGCGTCCGGCCGCGCCGCGGTGGCGAAGGTCGTGCTGCCCGCGCTGAAGCGCTTCCACCAGTACCTCACCGAGGAGTACGTCCCCAAGGGGACGGACAAGGTGGGCATCTGGCAGCTCCCCGACGGCGCGGAGACGTATGCGTTCCTCGCGCGCAAGTACACCACCACGGGGCTGAGCGCGGAGGAGATTCACGCGCTCGGCATGGCCGAGGTGAAGCGCATCCGCGCGGAGATGGAGGCGGTGAAGACGCGCACCGGCTTCGAGGGCACGCTTTCGGAGTTCTTCCGCTTCCTGCGCACGGACGCGCGCTTCTACGCGCGCAGCGGCGACGAGCTGCTGATGCGCTACCGGGCGCTGTCCAAGCGCATCGACCCGCTGCTGGTGCGCCTGTTCAAGACGTTGCCCCGGCAGCCGTACGGCGTGGAGCCGACGCCGGAGGCCATGGCCCCGGACGCGACGACGGGCTTCTATTACGCCGGCGCCTCGGATGGCTCCCGGCCCGGCACGTACCTGGTGAACCTGTACCGTCCGGAGACGCGGCCCCTGTGGGAGATGGTCCCGCTCACGCTGCACGAGGCCGTGCCCGGTCACCACCTCCAGACGGCCCTGGCCACCGAACAGACGGGCCTGCCCGACTTCCGCCGCTACGGCTACCACGTGGCCTACGGCGAGGGCTGGGCGCTCTACTGCGAGACGCTGGGCGACGAGCTGGGGCTGTACACCGACCCCTACGACAAGTTCGGCCACCTGGCCTATGACATGTGGCGCGCGGTGCGGCTGGTCGTGGACACCGGCCTGCACGTGAAGCGGTGGACGCGGCAGCAGGCGCTCGACTTCTTCATGGAGAACTCGCCGCGCCAGGAGCTGGACACCACCAACGAGGTGGACCGCTACATCGCGTGGCCGGGGCAGGCGCTGGCGTACAAGGTGGGGCAGCTCAAGATTCTGGAGCTGCGCACGCGCGCTGAGCAGGCGCTGGGAGAGCGCTTCGACGTGCGTGAGTTCCACGACGTCGTGCTGCTCGACGGCTCCCTCCCCTTGGACATCCTGGAAGGGCGCGTTCAGTCCTGGGTGGCGGCGCGCAAGCGCGGCGCGCGCCAGCCCTGA